TGAAATTTTGTCATAATTGCTAAGCAACAGGTCACATGGAGTATGTTTATTCACACCATTTGAACATGGACGGAAGGGAAAGGCATTGTGTTTGGCCACTACCTGTGCAATGAaacaatgttgttgtttttttaaacatgcatgACTGTGCAAATTACATCCTGTCACTGTCttcacatttaatttcatattagtgtttgtgtctgccagATGGAAATGATCCCTGACAAATGTATGTAATAAACTAAACTGATTGACGAGCGAAAACTGTAAGACATCGGAAAATGGACAATGCACCAACAAAGGGAGCGATGAAGAAGACTGCAAACAGATATTTTTAAAGAATCtgcttttcaaatgttttgagGAGGAAAAGTGCACTCTGCACCGTTTGTTAAACCTCAAGGATATTCCTAGGGTGGTTTGGAAGCACCGACTGTAAACATAACCTCTGTTAGTTTACAAGAAAGTAGGGCATCTCAAGTATTTTGAGAGTGTGACGAATTGCTCTGGAAGCCACTAACTGGACggctgtttgtttggttgtttcaGGCACCATGAGGTGGCACCAGTGCCAGAAGTTGTAAATGATATGAAGGTAGGATAGCATAGGTGGTCTTATTCACCACATCTAAAACATTTGTAGCCAGCGATGTCATGATTCACCAtgtcctgtttttctctgtgcatgtgtcttgATGTACGTGTTTGTCACAGATGGAGTTAAAGCTGAGGCTAATGGAGCTCAACTGGCAGAAGTCTCAGTGTCTAAAAGTTATAACAGCTGACGAGCGCACCAAAAGTGAAGTGAGGGTATGGACTGAACccttttcagcttgttttttgttggtGACATTTACGTACTTCTGGGCCAGACTTGTTGTGTATGTTTGGTTCAGGCGGCCTTTCAAGACCTTCTCTAACTTCGGTCAGTTTTACCCTGTTTTGTATTAGTCATGAAATGCAAACATTAGGAAACACACTGCTCTGAAATGTTACAGTAAATACTGAACATACACAATAACCCCACactcattatcatcatcaaacCCTTCATCCTAATCCTCTGAACCTCTCTGTCCCTCAGTTAAAGAAACAGAGACTCAAGGAGAAGATTGAGGCAGATGTTGGTGCCTTGGTCCAATTCTTGCTAGATGAGAGAGACTCCCTGCTTGAGAGCCTGGATGCAGAGGAAGTGGCGACCATGGCCGTCATAGACGACAACTTGAAGACTGTggagacagaagcagcagctgtggacAAAGCTATAGCTGATATCCACAGCCACCTCAGTGGGAAAACTAGCTTTGAGGTCAGTCTAATGTATAAAAGATTTGAAAACATGTTATGaaatttgtttcagtttttgaattaatgttaaaataaacactgaatgtaCATAAACAAAATTCAGTTCCGCAAAGAGACTGATATCaaagggaaaaaatgtttttatttcttccaACAGAGCCTTGCTGAGACATTCAATGAGTAAGTAGCTCacagttgtttattttaaaatgaactttaaagaaaattccttttaaaatttattttaagaaaacttCCCTTTGCATAAttgtttattgcattttttccccacagagtCATCCATTGCAAGCCTTTCACATCTCTCGAGCCAGTTAATTGTCCGACTGAATTTACAGACTTCTCAGGGCCCTTCCAGCTTATAATGTGGAAGAAGATGATGCACGTGCTGCATACCAGTGAGTTTACTCTGCGCACAGAATCACTGAATTCACTGAACACAGTCAAAATATTGCTATAGACTGACATTAAACATAAAAGTTGCTTAGATATATTTGTGTTAGTTATTTTCTTGTGGGTGGCATGGTGATGCAGTGGTCAACACCATCACACTACAAATGATCCTGTGAAGAGTTTGCACGTTCTCCCTATACCCACACAGGTTTGCTTCAGGTGCTGCAGTTTCTCCCCACATTCCAAAGGCATGCTGATTAAGTGGCAGCTCTACACGGGTGTGGATGTCAGTGTCAATGGTTGTCTATATGTGATAGATTTGggacctgtccagggtgtatcCCACCTCTCACCCAGTGTAGGTTATATGGGCTCCAGGCCCTTGCAGCCCTTCAAAAGATAAGTGGGGCACAGATGAGAAATTTAAATCCAGATGCGTATTTCTCCACAAgcttataaataaaacatattacCAGTGTTCTTCCCGTGTTTGAAAGGTCACATGTGCTTGGAATTGAAAGTCTGATCATGCATGTTGTACAACACATAGCACATTTACGTCTAGTATTTAGTATTCTCTTAGAATGCGCTAACAATTTTAATACAGCAGTTGCTTATACTAGAATTAACTCAGCTGTAGATGTAAACCAAGACCATGCAGCCAAGTTGGCTGGTCAGCCTGCTTGCTGCTTGCTCTGTAGCGATGATTGCCAAATCTTCAGTTTTCttggacaaaaatgtcaaatttgatttttcttttttctttatgtactgCCAACTTCAGCACACTGTAGGAGCAATCTGAATtaatccctctgtgtgtgtctctgtgtgtagtGCCTCAGAACCTCACCTTAGACCCAGACACCGCTCACCCAAACCTGCTTATCTCAGACTTTGACACTAAAGTGGAGGAGGGACGTGTTCGTAACCAGGAGCCTGACCTGCCAGCCCGCTTCACCCGGTTCTGTGGTGTCCTTGCCACAGCCCAGTATGCCAGTGGCCAGCACTACTGGGAGGTGGATGTGAAGGACAAAGGTGTGTGGTACCTGGGAGTCACCACTGAGTGCAGCAACAGGAAGGGCTTCGTCAGCCTCACCCCCTCCGCAGGATATTGGAGCCTGTGTCTGCAGGACCGGCTATATGCCAATGGGGAGGACGGGCGCATCCCGGTTGCTGACTACTGGAACTCTCCTCGGGTCGGCGTGTACCTAGACTACGACAACGGGCGCCTTAGTTTCTATGACGCTGTCACAATGAAGAGACTTTACATGTTCGACACCTGCTTTGAAGAGCCTGTCTACCCTTTCTTCAGCCCAGGGAAAAATGATCCAGGCAGCAGGCTGCAGATATGCCACTATTACTGAGAGAGCCGCGAAGAGTGTTTAATTTGATTATCTGAGTTAATTCATGTATGCCAGTGTTTTCAGATTTGCAGGGCAGCAGGGTGACGCCGTTGAGCCTCTGACCCTTGGCATCATATGCATTTGAGCTGTTACTTGTTGGTTTTAGGATTACACGGAATAAGAAGTACCAGGTGGCTCGTCACACTTAATGAAGAGTTTCATTTCTCTCATGTTTTGAGGTTGAACATTTGAAATGTGGTATTTTTccaacatagacacacactgtaGGCTTATACCCCCGACTACTGTGGTTGGGGGTTCAGAGAGGTGCTTTGTCTATATCACTGTGTCTGCTGGGATACAGATGCTCTTGCTGATTAGAGCATGTACAGCTCGTATCCCATTAGCAACTGCTATGCTACTACTACTGTACATTAACTCGTATTGGCTAATTCTTTGCCAGGCATTGTCAGTTGCCTTGTTGGGTAGATCTTGAAGGAAATATGACGTAGTTATCACATTGATAGTGTTTAACATTTGAGATTCCCTCATTAATTCTAGACTGAAGagcagtcagtcagtgctgatAATTATCAGAGTTATTTGAAATCAAAATGGCCAGCGTGTACTGGGATTTTAGCTCTCAGACAATGTTTAGACTTCCAGGAACTAATGGCTCAGGTTGTTTTGTGAATGTTAACATCACCACAGatcattttctcatctttttaaagtcatttttatttatctttttttttttttttttttttttttttttttaaattattctgtaCATTGTCGACTTTAAAttcggttttttttttttttttttttttttttggactgttaCAAATTCCTCTACAGGCTGCTCTGAGTCACATTTTGCAGATTATTCTTGTGAGCAGTGGTACTGACGGcacatttagctttgttgtagatattttaaaatcaaacattttatcaGTCTGCCTTAATGAGCAGGTGTAAGACAAAGCAAACAATTTTTAGCTATTTGTATATTCTTCCTAATTAATCAGCCATGCCCCTAAGAATGTTAATTGGTGAACCTGTAGACGTGTTGTACTATAAAAGACATTCCATTACAGTCAGGATTCACAGCCAAAAGCTTGATGGACATGACTAAAATGAAAACCTATGGAATGCTGaatgaaagttttattttgtgcttttgtttgctttttacaacagcatttcctttACAATATTCTGTTAAATAATCCTGCTTTAGATTATTCATTGCTAGTTGTTGAGTTGGTCCTGGTGCTGCAAGTTCTACTATCCAACTcagtccattttattttttcatttatcaatTAGTCCTGTGTTATTCAATTTTGAATGTAAAAAATACATGCATATGGACAGTTggatatatatgtatattcaTACATCTATGATTTAATCATTTTCTTATTTGAGATTATAATCttaatagatttttattttttgcttgtgCAGTTCCCCACAGTGTTACGGACCTACAAGTGGGGGTATTTGCCATCTTACAGTCTTGTAcagtgagtttttgtttttttttctttttcaaatgatCTTGTCAGTGACGACATTTGAGAATGGCAATCTCTACAGTCATTTTGAAGAGGCACCttattttatttggttttttttccccctccaagTCATCTAAGATGTTCATGCATTGCAAAATTCTGCGCTCTTTAACTTGGAATATTTGCCGATAAATGTTTTGTCTAAGATGGTGTACCTCATTTAATACCTATACGAACATTTCACTGCTGAATTTCATTAATGTGTTCGGCTCTGTAGTTTCAGGGCTGTCTCGATAAGTGTGACATGAAAGAAGTAATCTTGGTAATCTCTGTTTGTGGCCCTGTCACCTGCTCTTAATGTGCGTAGTGTTTCTCTATGAgattaaaaagaggaaaaaaagacttGAATTTTATTGCGTTTAAAGCTGCGTTGCTCAGTGTTATTACCCAATTTATCACAAGTCAGCCAGCATATGTGTTACGGTACATTAACATGTATTACTGGCCTGTGATatggttttaaaatgtgatgttttccCACAGTGGCTTTGCAAAATTAGTTATTTCTGATATCAGGACACTGTCAGCCAGTTATGAGAGATTCAGCACTTTGAATTATTGAAATTAGACTG
This genomic stretch from Toxotes jaculatrix isolate fToxJac2 chromosome 12, fToxJac2.pri, whole genome shotgun sequence harbors:
- the trim47 gene encoding E3 ubiquitin-protein ligase TRIM47, translating into MATAGAAGDDLRKELTCAICLDFFKDPVILKCGHNFCRFCICMHWDENGGDYGYQCPQCRTVFNKRSFTKNYLVQNLVAKLDDLECLGSCPTPSKPVKVDGKCEQHGEELKLYCQTDKRPICVVCRESRAHRHHEVAPVPEVVNDMKMELKLRLMELNWQKSQCLKVITADERTKSEVRLKKQRLKEKIEADVGALVQFLLDERDSLLESLDAEEVATMAVIDDNLKTVETEAAAVDKAIADIHSHLSGKTSFESLAETFNEVIHCKPFTSLEPVNCPTEFTDFSGPFQLIMWKKMMHVLHTMPQNLTLDPDTAHPNLLISDFDTKVEEGRVRNQEPDLPARFTRFCGVLATAQYASGQHYWEVDVKDKGVWYLGVTTECSNRKGFVSLTPSAGYWSLCLQDRLYANGEDGRIPVADYWNSPRVGVYLDYDNGRLSFYDAVTMKRLYMFDTCFEEPVYPFFSPGKNDPGSRLQICHYY